The Fulvivirga ligni genome window below encodes:
- a CDS encoding porin family protein: MEKYTDADAVHNVGKEEARKRAQTFFANNTQQLEAFQKKMRMLQKKYSALPNSNDLSTAVKRNSLEGKPLRERLLIGGNFQVTSLNPFSLDASPQVGYKFNKKLVVGVGGALRHTFSNDPISTTTDIPNNSYGYKAFVSYDIISSFFAYGEYERMSKEIADNNDLSATKIQWIDGLLLGAGRRFTVLPKIDMTVIILYNFLHDPRKAVHPQPWQVKVGFQLSELALIKK; the protein is encoded by the coding sequence TTGGAAAAGTATACCGATGCCGATGCTGTACATAATGTAGGCAAGGAAGAGGCCAGAAAGCGTGCTCAAACTTTTTTTGCAAATAATACACAACAGCTAGAAGCTTTTCAGAAAAAAATGAGGATGCTGCAAAAGAAATATTCCGCGCTACCCAACTCCAATGATCTTTCCACAGCAGTGAAACGAAACTCGCTGGAGGGCAAGCCTTTGAGAGAACGTTTACTAATAGGAGGTAATTTTCAGGTAACAAGTCTGAATCCTTTTTCATTAGATGCATCACCGCAGGTGGGGTATAAGTTCAATAAAAAGTTGGTAGTGGGTGTAGGTGGAGCTTTACGGCATACATTTAGCAATGATCCTATCTCTACCACCACAGATATACCAAATAATAGCTATGGCTACAAAGCATTTGTTAGTTATGATATTATTAGCAGCTTTTTTGCCTATGGTGAATATGAGCGCATGAGCAAAGAAATAGCAGATAATAATGATCTCTCCGCCACCAAAATTCAGTGGATAGACGGTCTATTATTAGGTGCCGGGCGTAGATTTACCGTCCTGCCAAAAATAGATATGACCGTAATTATACTTTATAACTTTTTACATGATCCCCGGAAGGCAGTGCACCCCCAACCATGGCAGGTGAAGGTAGGATTTCAATTGAGCGAGCTAGCCCTAATCAAAAAATAA
- a CDS encoding Kazal-type serine protease inhibitor family protein — translation MLLSIQLFMWLYSSAQHESSIAEKYQSADLIVEAYLDGIFQIKKGEVVSFIIRKNWKGKAYVSSFILRYDLNDTDRMHFYENEDYLLFCKMDSVSGNYITTAEMGTKLLLNAEAEIDYLEANAACIDNESKPQKFPCTRDISFVCGCDGNTYSNICAANEAGIQVWTQGICD, via the coding sequence ATGTTACTCTCTATTCAACTCTTCATGTGGCTTTATTCATCGGCCCAGCATGAGTCTTCTATAGCAGAAAAATACCAGTCAGCAGATTTAATTGTGGAGGCCTATTTAGATGGTATTTTTCAAATAAAAAAAGGGGAAGTGGTGAGTTTCATTATCAGAAAAAACTGGAAAGGAAAAGCTTATGTCTCCTCTTTTATTCTCAGGTATGATTTGAATGATACGGACCGAATGCACTTTTATGAAAATGAAGACTACCTTCTTTTTTGCAAAATGGATAGCGTATCTGGAAATTATATAACCACGGCAGAAATGGGAACCAAGTTATTATTAAATGCCGAGGCGGAAATTGATTACTTAGAGGCAAATGCGGCCTGTATAGATAATGAAAGTAAGCCTCAAAAATTTCCCTGTACTCGAGATATTTCCTTCGTATGCGGGTGTGATGGAAACACCTACTCTAATATCTGCGCGGCCAATGAAGCCGGTATCCAAGTGTGGACACAGGGTATTTGTGATTAA
- the rfbA gene encoding glucose-1-phosphate thymidylyltransferase RfbA, which yields MKGIILAGGSGTRLYPLTKTVSKQLLPIYDKPMIYYPLSVLMLANIKEVLIITTPEDSEAFKKLLGDGSQFGIKLEYAIQPSPDGLAQAFIIGEEFIGDDSCCLILGDNIFYGYNFSKTLVSASEIQKGATVFGYYVKDPERYGVVEFTDDNKVVSLVEKPTEPKSNYAVTGLYFYDNTVAEKAKQIKPSPRGELEITDLNNMYLEEGSLQVELLGRGMAWLDTGTHQSLIQAGNFVESIEERQGLKIACLEEIAFRKGYINKAQLVEAAQPLLKNQYGQYLMKIAGE from the coding sequence ATGAAAGGAATAATATTAGCCGGAGGTTCTGGCACCCGTCTTTACCCGCTTACAAAAACGGTATCTAAGCAGCTTCTGCCAATTTACGATAAGCCGATGATCTACTATCCTTTATCGGTATTGATGCTGGCTAATATTAAAGAGGTTCTTATCATTACTACACCTGAAGATTCTGAAGCTTTCAAAAAGCTTTTAGGTGATGGTTCTCAGTTTGGAATTAAGCTAGAGTATGCTATCCAGCCTTCTCCTGACGGACTTGCTCAGGCATTCATTATAGGTGAAGAATTTATTGGTGATGATTCATGCTGCCTGATCTTGGGAGATAACATTTTCTATGGCTATAACTTCTCAAAAACATTAGTAAGTGCTTCTGAAATTCAAAAAGGGGCCACTGTTTTTGGTTATTATGTGAAAGATCCTGAGAGATACGGCGTGGTAGAATTTACTGATGATAACAAAGTAGTATCATTAGTAGAGAAGCCAACAGAGCCAAAGTCTAACTATGCAGTAACAGGTTTATATTTCTATGACAATACTGTTGCCGAAAAGGCGAAGCAAATAAAGCCTTCTCCAAGAGGTGAGTTAGAAATTACAGACCTTAATAATATGTACCTTGAAGAAGGTTCATTACAGGTAGAGCTACTCGGCCGTGGTATGGCCTGGTTAGATACCGGTACACATCAAAGCTTGATTCAGGCAGGAAACTTCGTAGAATCTATTGAAGAAAGACAAGGCCTTAAAATCGCTTGCTTGGAAGAAATAGCCTTCAGAAAAGGATACATTAATAAAGCACAACTGGTGGAGGCTGCTCAGCCTTTGTTGAAAAATCAATACGGCCAGTATCTAATGAAAATAGCCGGAGAGTAA
- a CDS encoding DegT/DnrJ/EryC1/StrS family aminotransferase — translation MRSIVMKVPFIDLKAQYEIIKFDIDRAISDVLSGATFVGGHHLHDFEKQFAASYGVKHCIGLGNGTDAIFITLKVLGIGPGDEVITAANSYIAASAAISLAGAKAVFADIDPEYYTIDVEDIKRKINARTKAILPVHLYGQAAPIDQLQELARKHNLFVLEDCAQAHFTEENGVKVGTSSNASTFSFYPTKNLGAYGDAGCVLINDDELAEKIRKYANQGALKKHQHDIEGVNSRLDTFQAAILGVKLKYIHHWTETRINHAAQYDKLLQASEKVEIPKVRENTKHTYHLYVIRCKVGVDRDHLRSYLADNDVITEVHYPLALPNMGAYDYMHHSPNDFPVSSDLQNRILSLPMYAELTDEQIQHVCELILKY, via the coding sequence GTGAGGAGTATTGTTATGAAGGTGCCATTTATAGATCTAAAAGCCCAGTACGAAATCATAAAATTTGATATAGATAGAGCAATATCAGATGTTTTAAGTGGAGCTACTTTCGTAGGCGGCCATCACCTTCATGATTTTGAAAAACAATTTGCGGCCAGTTATGGTGTAAAGCACTGTATTGGTTTAGGTAACGGCACTGATGCTATTTTCATAACCCTCAAAGTGCTGGGCATAGGGCCCGGCGATGAAGTGATCACAGCCGCTAATAGCTATATTGCAGCCTCCGCTGCTATTTCATTAGCAGGGGCCAAAGCCGTTTTTGCTGATATAGATCCTGAGTATTATACTATTGATGTTGAGGATATTAAGCGTAAGATCAATGCCAGAACAAAGGCTATTTTACCTGTACATCTTTATGGGCAGGCAGCACCAATTGATCAACTTCAGGAGCTAGCCCGGAAACATAATTTATTTGTGCTGGAAGACTGTGCACAAGCACATTTTACTGAGGAAAATGGTGTGAAAGTGGGCACAAGCAGCAATGCCTCCACTTTTAGCTTTTATCCCACCAAGAATTTAGGCGCTTATGGAGATGCCGGATGTGTACTAATCAATGATGATGAATTAGCTGAGAAAATAAGAAAATATGCTAACCAAGGTGCTTTAAAGAAGCATCAACACGATATTGAAGGTGTAAACAGCAGGTTGGATACATTCCAGGCGGCCATTTTAGGTGTTAAATTGAAGTACATCCATCATTGGACAGAAACCAGGATTAACCATGCCGCTCAATATGATAAATTGCTTCAGGCGAGTGAGAAAGTAGAGATTCCCAAGGTAAGGGAAAATACTAAGCATACCTATCATTTATATGTTATACGCTGTAAGGTAGGTGTAGATAGAGATCATCTAAGATCGTACCTCGCAGACAATGACGTAATTACAGAGGTGCATTACCCACTTGCTCTCCCCAACATGGGAGCCTATGATTATATGCATCATTCACCCAATGATTTTCCAGTGTCCAGCGATCTGCAAAATCGCATATTATCCCTTCCCATGTACGCAGAGCTCACAGATGAGCAAATACAACATGTTTGTGAATTGATTCTAAAATATTAA
- the rfbB gene encoding dTDP-glucose 4,6-dehydratase: MNKNILITGGAGFIGANFVPYFLDQHSDWNVINLDKLTYAGDLKNLKEAEGNERYTFVQGDICDRALIEKLFNEYKFQGVIHFAAESHVDNSILGPEAFINTNINGTFTLLDVARKTWMNEPFSKKAEFENARFHHISTDEVYGTLGETGLFTEETPYAPNSPYSASKASSDLLVRSYFHTYGMDVVTTNCSNNYGPKQHDEKLIPVIIRKALGGENIPIYGDGKNIRDWLYVLDHCKGIDLVFQKGAAGETYNVGGRNERNNNEVVNTICSILDELNPKENGDSYKSQITYVKDRAGHDRRYAIDATKLENELGWKADENFETGIKRTIDWYLKKYNN; the protein is encoded by the coding sequence ATGAACAAGAATATATTAATTACCGGAGGAGCTGGATTTATAGGAGCCAACTTCGTTCCTTATTTTTTAGATCAGCACTCAGATTGGAATGTCATTAATCTAGACAAGCTTACTTATGCAGGTGACTTGAAAAACCTGAAAGAGGCTGAGGGTAATGAGAGGTATACGTTTGTTCAGGGAGATATTTGTGATAGAGCGTTAATCGAAAAGCTTTTTAATGAATATAAGTTTCAAGGAGTAATCCATTTTGCTGCAGAGTCTCACGTAGATAATTCTATTTTAGGACCTGAAGCGTTTATAAATACAAACATCAACGGCACCTTCACCCTGCTTGATGTGGCCAGAAAGACTTGGATGAATGAGCCTTTCAGCAAGAAAGCCGAGTTTGAAAATGCTCGTTTTCACCATATTTCTACTGATGAAGTGTATGGTACATTAGGAGAAACAGGCCTTTTTACAGAAGAAACTCCTTATGCTCCAAATAGCCCTTACTCAGCATCAAAAGCCAGTAGCGATTTGTTGGTAAGAAGCTATTTCCATACTTACGGAATGGACGTAGTAACCACGAATTGTTCTAATAACTACGGTCCTAAGCAGCATGATGAAAAGCTTATCCCTGTAATAATAAGAAAGGCCCTTGGCGGAGAAAATATTCCTATTTACGGTGATGGAAAGAATATCAGAGATTGGTTGTACGTGCTGGATCACTGCAAAGGAATTGACCTGGTTTTCCAAAAAGGAGCTGCCGGAGAAACTTATAATGTTGGTGGTAGAAATGAACGCAATAACAATGAAGTAGTAAATACCATCTGCAGTATTTTAGATGAGCTCAATCCTAAGGAAAATGGAGACTCATACAAATCTCAAATAACCTACGTAAAAGACCGCGCAGGTCATGATAGAAGGTATGCCATAGATGCCACAAAATTGGAAAACGAGTTAGGCTGGAAGGCTGATGAAAACTTCGAAACAGGCATCAAAAGAACTATTGATTGGTATTTGAAGAAGTATAATAACTAA
- the wecB gene encoding non-hydrolyzing UDP-N-acetylglucosamine 2-epimerase, which yields MKHLFIFGTRPEAIKMAPLIKAFKSDSYFDVRVLVTGQHREMLDQVLEFFDISPDYDLNLMSANQTLFDITAKSLQGIQPVLKEFQPDNIFVQGDTSTAFVGSLAGFYEKISVSHIEAGLRSGDMTSPYPEEGNRKLAGVLATYHFAPTERAVSNLTKEGYNSNIFMVGNTVIDALLLGLKLIEEKGEEPYKEYFQGIDLNKKIILVTGHRRESFGEPFENMCRAIKEIAQENDVQVVYPVHLNPNVRSTVGEILNGIDNVHLIEPLSYPYLIWLMNKSYFVLTDSGGIQEEAPSLGKPVLVMRDVTERQEGIDAGTALLVGTERSKIVAEANKLLKNKDHYKKMANAVNPYGDGTTSQQIVKVFRG from the coding sequence TTGAAACACCTTTTTATATTTGGTACTCGCCCGGAAGCTATTAAAATGGCTCCTCTCATCAAGGCATTTAAATCAGATAGTTATTTCGATGTAAGAGTCTTGGTTACAGGGCAACACAGAGAAATGTTAGATCAGGTGTTAGAATTCTTTGACATCTCACCAGACTATGATTTAAATCTCATGTCTGCTAATCAGACACTTTTTGATATTACCGCAAAGTCATTACAAGGAATCCAGCCTGTTCTAAAGGAATTTCAACCAGATAATATTTTTGTGCAGGGAGATACGAGCACTGCATTTGTAGGTTCTTTAGCAGGATTTTACGAGAAAATCAGTGTATCTCATATAGAAGCGGGATTACGTAGTGGTGACATGACCTCACCATATCCTGAGGAAGGGAATCGTAAGTTAGCAGGAGTATTGGCTACATATCATTTCGCCCCTACAGAGAGAGCTGTCTCAAACTTAACAAAAGAGGGGTATAACAGTAATATATTCATGGTTGGGAATACTGTTATTGATGCATTACTTCTAGGTTTGAAGTTAATAGAAGAAAAGGGGGAAGAGCCATACAAAGAATATTTTCAGGGAATTGATTTAAATAAGAAAATCATTCTGGTTACTGGTCATAGAAGAGAAAGCTTTGGCGAGCCTTTCGAGAATATGTGTAGGGCCATTAAAGAAATAGCTCAGGAGAATGATGTACAGGTAGTATATCCTGTTCATTTGAACCCTAATGTTCGTAGTACGGTAGGTGAAATATTGAATGGAATAGATAATGTCCATTTGATAGAGCCGTTATCATATCCATATCTGATATGGCTTATGAACAAAAGTTATTTTGTACTCACAGATAGTGGGGGTATTCAAGAGGAAGCTCCTAGTTTAGGTAAGCCTGTCTTAGTGATGAGAGACGTTACTGAGAGGCAAGAGGGAATTGATGCCGGTACAGCTCTTTTAGTGGGTACGGAAAGATCCAAAATTGTTGCTGAGGCAAATAAATTGCTTAAAAATAAAGATCATTATAAAAAAATGGCCAACGCGGTGAATCCATATGGAGATGGCACCACCAGCCAGCAGATTGTAAAAGTGTTTAGAGGATAA
- the wecC gene encoding UDP-N-acetyl-D-mannosamine dehydrogenase has protein sequence MVRKSLDIKVVMMGLGYIGLPTAALMASKGIHVHGVDINQKTVDTINRGQIHIVEPDLDGLVRHVVSEGYLKADTSPCNADVFLIAVPTPFREGFEPDLSYVESAVKGILPFIKEGNLVILESTSPVGTTEYIEQIINKERPEIVGQYFLAYCPERVLPGRVIYELENNDRSIGGINKDSTDKAISFYRNFVKGDLISTNSKTAEMCKLVENSSRDVNIAFANELSMICDEAGVDIHELISLANKHPRVNILSPGPGVGGHCIPVDPWFLVSSFPGTTKMIRSAREVNNYKTEWVIEKIKNHALQFELEHGRKPIIACLGLTYKADIDDIRESPALHIVKTLIKDGLEVMAVDPHVESVKQISLVNLQEAVLNCDFAVKLVDHKYFKELTNKEFNSIIEF, from the coding sequence ATGGTAAGGAAATCTTTAGATATTAAGGTGGTTATGATGGGGCTGGGTTATATTGGTCTACCCACCGCAGCGTTAATGGCAAGTAAAGGCATTCACGTACATGGGGTTGATATTAATCAGAAGACCGTTGATACCATTAATAGAGGTCAAATTCATATTGTGGAGCCTGACCTTGATGGACTAGTAAGGCATGTAGTTTCTGAGGGATACTTAAAGGCTGATACCTCTCCATGTAATGCTGATGTGTTTCTTATAGCCGTACCTACACCATTTAGAGAAGGTTTTGAGCCAGATTTGTCTTATGTAGAGTCGGCGGTTAAAGGAATATTGCCATTTATTAAAGAGGGAAATCTGGTTATTCTAGAGTCTACGAGTCCTGTAGGAACTACTGAATATATAGAGCAGATTATAAATAAGGAGAGGCCGGAAATAGTTGGTCAATACTTTTTGGCTTACTGCCCAGAGCGGGTTCTTCCGGGTAGAGTAATATACGAGCTAGAGAATAACGATAGATCTATCGGCGGTATAAATAAAGACTCTACGGATAAGGCCATTAGTTTTTATCGAAATTTTGTAAAAGGTGATTTAATATCCACCAATTCCAAGACGGCAGAAATGTGTAAGCTGGTAGAGAACTCCTCACGGGATGTGAACATTGCCTTTGCAAACGAGCTTTCGATGATTTGTGATGAAGCGGGAGTAGATATTCATGAATTGATTTCATTAGCTAACAAGCATCCCAGAGTTAATATTCTATCTCCCGGACCGGGAGTAGGTGGGCATTGTATTCCTGTAGATCCATGGTTTTTGGTCTCATCCTTTCCAGGCACAACTAAGATGATTCGATCTGCACGTGAGGTAAACAATTATAAAACCGAATGGGTCATAGAAAAAATTAAAAATCATGCATTACAGTTTGAATTAGAGCACGGTAGGAAACCAATCATTGCTTGTTTGGGTTTGACATACAAAGCTGATATTGATGATATTAGGGAAAGCCCGGCTTTGCATATTGTGAAAACATTAATTAAGGATGGTCTTGAGGTTATGGCGGTGGATCCTCATGTGGAAAGTGTTAAACAAATTTCACTAGTTAATTTACAAGAGGCTGTTTTAAATTGTGATTTCGCCGTAAAACTTGTAGATCATAAATATTTTAAAGAATTAACCAACAAGGAATTTAATTCCATAATAGAATTTTAG
- the gmd gene encoding GDP-mannose 4,6-dehydratase produces the protein MKTALITGITGQDGAYLAELLLRKGYEVHGVKRRASLFNTDRIDHLYQDPHENDVKFKLHYGDLTDSTNIIRIIQQVQPDEIYNLGAMSHVRVSFDTPEYTANVDGLGTLRILEAVRILGLTEKTRIYQASTSELYGLVQEVPQKETTPFYPRSPYAVAKLYGYWITVNYREAYGMYAVNGILFNHESPLRGETFVTRKITRAACRIVLGLQEATFLGNLDSKRDWGHAKDYAEVMWLMLQQNTPEDYVIATGITTSIRDFVIKVFKKLGVTLEFSGEGLDEQAIVVDFENSKWKIKKGQCVVKIDERYYRPTEVDLLIGDPSKAKKQLNWTPKYDLDGLIDEMVKADLELFEKDKYLEEGGHTVLNYHE, from the coding sequence ATGAAAACTGCACTTATTACAGGTATAACTGGGCAGGATGGTGCTTATCTGGCTGAATTGTTATTGAGAAAAGGATATGAGGTTCATGGCGTAAAAAGAAGAGCTTCCTTATTTAATACTGACAGAATAGATCACCTCTACCAAGATCCTCACGAAAATGATGTGAAATTTAAACTTCATTATGGAGATTTAACAGATTCTACTAACATCATAAGAATAATACAGCAGGTGCAGCCTGATGAAATATATAATTTGGGCGCCATGTCTCATGTTAGAGTAAGTTTTGATACGCCTGAATATACAGCCAATGTTGATGGTTTGGGGACCTTAAGAATTTTAGAAGCTGTAAGAATTTTGGGTTTAACAGAGAAGACAAGAATCTATCAGGCTTCTACCTCAGAGCTTTATGGTCTGGTTCAAGAGGTTCCACAGAAAGAGACTACCCCGTTCTACCCGAGATCACCCTATGCTGTGGCTAAACTATATGGTTATTGGATAACAGTGAACTATCGTGAGGCATATGGCATGTATGCTGTGAACGGAATACTTTTTAACCATGAGTCACCATTAAGAGGAGAAACATTTGTTACGAGAAAAATTACCCGCGCAGCGTGTAGAATAGTTCTCGGACTCCAGGAAGCAACTTTTTTAGGTAATCTAGATTCTAAAAGGGACTGGGGCCATGCTAAGGATTATGCTGAAGTAATGTGGCTAATGCTGCAGCAAAATACACCCGAAGATTATGTTATCGCTACAGGTATTACTACTAGCATTAGAGACTTTGTGATTAAAGTCTTTAAAAAGTTGGGGGTGACCTTGGAGTTCAGTGGAGAAGGATTGGACGAGCAAGCTATTGTTGTGGACTTTGAAAATTCTAAGTGGAAGATAAAGAAAGGGCAATGTGTTGTGAAAATTGATGAGAGGTATTACAGGCCAACCGAAGTAGATTTGCTAATCGGTGACCCTAGTAAGGCAAAGAAGCAGCTTAATTGGACACCAAAATATGATTTAGATGGTTTAATAGATGAGATGGTTAAGGCTGATCTAGAGTTATTCGAAAAAGATAAGTATTTGGAAGAAGGTGGACATACTGTTTTAAATTATCACGAATAA
- a CDS encoding nitroreductase family protein, with the protein MLRKYTPNIIISILRKVKVSLIAYKNYSYDASRYLKYSAFIKRHDNYSFEELLGRITALYHVLEKGIVMVNRKTGFGKDRVLLLCEYLDKYNRAGFDNENSQYQAALRTLRTYVRIHEEENIDLDWLETKSLVKLFQRISENKSFNTTGFLLKKGEDIRQAAKGDFASLVYSRHSIRNFSESKVDIDRIESAIRFAQQSPSVCNRQSSKVYILQKKDLVQKALNCQTGNRGFGHLVDTLLIVTSSLQYFNSIGERNQSFIDGGMFSMSLLYALHYCELGACPLNWSTDRQADLALRNVIDIDDEDNIIMMIAVGNIPSELMVASSARKQLKEIIKVL; encoded by the coding sequence ATGTTACGAAAATATACTCCCAATATTATTATTAGTATTCTGAGGAAGGTAAAAGTTAGTTTGATAGCTTATAAAAATTATTCTTATGACGCTTCAAGGTATTTAAAATACTCAGCTTTTATCAAAAGGCACGATAATTATTCTTTTGAAGAATTGTTAGGACGAATTACAGCTTTGTACCATGTATTGGAAAAGGGAATTGTCATGGTTAATAGGAAAACTGGATTTGGAAAAGATCGTGTCTTATTACTATGCGAGTATTTAGATAAGTACAATAGGGCTGGTTTTGATAATGAAAATAGCCAATATCAAGCTGCCTTAAGAACATTAAGAACATATGTGAGAATACATGAAGAGGAAAATATAGATTTAGACTGGCTGGAAACGAAATCATTAGTTAAATTATTTCAAAGAATCTCTGAGAATAAATCTTTTAATACCACTGGTTTTCTGTTAAAAAAAGGTGAGGATATAAGGCAAGCTGCTAAGGGTGATTTTGCTTCGTTAGTTTATAGTAGACATAGTATAAGAAATTTCTCAGAGAGTAAAGTTGATATCGATAGAATTGAGTCCGCCATAAGATTTGCCCAGCAATCACCATCAGTGTGTAACAGGCAGTCTTCAAAGGTATATATATTACAGAAGAAAGATTTGGTCCAGAAAGCTTTGAATTGTCAAACAGGGAATCGTGGTTTTGGCCATTTAGTGGATACATTACTTATTGTAACATCTTCCTTACAGTATTTCAATAGCATAGGAGAGAGGAATCAGTCATTTATAGATGGAGGGATGTTTTCAATGTCACTTTTATATGCTCTTCATTACTGCGAGCTAGGTGCATGTCCATTGAATTGGTCTACTGATCGACAGGCAGATCTGGCCTTAAGGAACGTTATTGATATAGATGATGAGGATAATATTATAATGATGATAGCGGTCGGTAATATTCCAAGTGAGTTAATGGTGGCATCTTCGGCTCGAAAACAATTAAAAGAGATTATTAAAGTTTTATAG
- the fcl gene encoding GDP-L-fucose synthase, producing the protein MNKDSKIYVAGHNGMVGSAIVRKLKSDGYTNLLMKGSSELDLRRADDVNDFFSNNCPDYVFLAAAKVGGILSNDKYKADFLYDNLMIQNNVIHAAHVYKCEKLLFLGSSCIYPKYANQPITEDSLLTGLLEPTNEPYAVAKIAGIKLCQSFNFQYGTNFISAMPTNLFGPNDNYDLQNSHVLPALVRKFHEAKENRLSSVVVWGSGRPKREFLHVDDLAEACVYLMNNYNQDSIINIGTGEDISIKDLAVLIKDIVGYNGDIVFDQSKPDGTPRKLLNVDKITEEGWKAKISLKSGIISTYQEYINQLNDKAS; encoded by the coding sequence ATGAATAAAGATTCAAAAATCTATGTTGCGGGCCATAATGGAATGGTTGGTTCTGCAATAGTTCGGAAACTAAAATCTGATGGATATACTAATCTTTTGATGAAGGGGTCATCTGAATTAGATTTGCGTCGTGCAGATGATGTAAATGATTTTTTTAGTAACAATTGTCCCGACTATGTTTTTCTTGCAGCAGCAAAAGTTGGAGGAATATTGTCAAACGATAAATATAAAGCGGACTTTCTCTATGATAATTTAATGATTCAAAATAATGTTATTCATGCCGCACATGTGTATAAGTGTGAGAAACTTCTCTTTCTAGGTTCCTCCTGTATTTATCCAAAGTATGCAAATCAGCCAATTACTGAAGATTCTTTATTGACAGGTCTTTTAGAACCAACTAATGAGCCTTACGCCGTTGCAAAGATTGCTGGAATAAAGTTATGTCAATCGTTTAACTTTCAATATGGAACAAATTTTATTTCTGCCATGCCTACTAATTTGTTTGGGCCTAATGACAACTATGATTTGCAAAACTCTCATGTGCTTCCTGCTCTCGTTAGAAAATTTCATGAGGCCAAGGAGAATCGTTTGTCAAGTGTGGTAGTTTGGGGATCGGGAAGGCCAAAGAGAGAATTTTTACACGTCGATGATTTAGCAGAAGCTTGCGTTTATTTAATGAATAACTACAATCAAGATAGTATTATAAATATTGGAACTGGAGAAGATATTAGTATTAAAGATTTGGCTGTCCTTATAAAGGATATAGTAGGGTATAATGGAGACATTGTTTTTGATCAATCTAAGCCTGACGGTACTCCAAGAAAGCTTCTTAATGTTGATAAGATTACCGAAGAGGGGTGGAAGGCTAAAATATCGTTAAAATCAGGAATAATTTCTACTTATCAAGAATATATAAATCAGTTGAATGATAAAGCTTCTTGA